The DNA segment GGTCGTCTTGACGACGATATGTCTGGTTTGTGCTAGTAGATCGCTGATTATACATCGTAAATTCTCCGAGATACTCACAACTTAACACTTACTCAGAGCTATCGTCAGAGACAGGGTTATTTAGGGCTTGTCTATGAGGAAACAATGTTACCAAAAGTCTTTGGATGCTCCCTTGCCCATAAATTTGAGTCCCGAAACTATTAGGGGATTCAGTGGCAGGTTGATCCGATGCTGAATCTTCTGGGCTAAGTTCTGTCACATTAGGGTCAGTCCCATTAGTAGTATTTTCTTCTACGGTAGCAGACTGATTCTCTGATGATGGCGGGGGTTCTGTTACAGAAACCGAATGCTGTTTAAATTCCACAAAAGCTGATGCTGAAAGGGTAGTTGAGGTAATCACCTTACTTTCATTTTCTTTAGGCTTTTGGGTAGTCTCACCAACCTGATTCTTAGATGTTGATGGTGATTGGGTAGCAGCAACTTGCCGCGTGGTATCACCTAAAATCGAACCTGGTGGCACTACTAAGGCTGGAGGAATAGAAGAGTTAAATAATGTTGTGGCTGCACCGATGCAAGCATTGATGCCAATTTTGCCTTGACCAACCATCAAAAAACCTGCTCCTAAGCTGGCTCCTGCTTCTACTTCTATGGTTCCCTCATCCACTTGGAGAATAGACCCCATGCCAATACAGACCCCTGCCCCGATGATGATTTTGCTGTTTGCAGCCGCTTGGAGTATCACCCCTGGTGCAATTACTGCACTCGGATGAATTGTCACCTCGCCACTAATGTATGAATCAAAGTTGTTGTGGAGGCGTAGTGGCGGCACAGACATGGAAATTTTAACCTCGGAAGCCGAATATCACTTGGGGACTGAGGACTGGGGACTGGGGACTGGGAAGGGGGAAATGGGGGGAATTTTCTCCCTGGTGGCCATAATCCTTGTTTCCCTAGTCTCTCATTCCTCGCTCCTTGTCCCTTCTACTATGGACGCTGAATGATTGTTTCCAACACTCGCCGCTTGGCTTTGGGGTCGATACCAATCAAGCGCACATATTCTCCAGCAAATTCGGATAAGGAGGCTTCTATGACTGCGATCGCTTCTCTTTCGGAAGTAGCTGAAATTGCTCCGGTACTACTCCAAGAACCAGTACGGAATCTTCTTTGATCTACGTGTTCAATACTGAGTTTATACCCGCCACCCAGTATTTGCCGCACCTGATCTACTACTTCTGTACTTAACCGAGTAGCTGTTGCGGTAGCTGTTCCGGATGAGGCAGAGGAGGCACTCACTACGGTTCTGGGACTACTCGATGGAGCTACTTGACCGTTGGGACGTTGGATAATACTTTCCAGTACACGCCGTTTAGCTTTCGGATCAATGCCGATTAGGCGGATGTACTCACCTTGATGACTGTCGATACATTCTTCTAAGGCCGCCACTACTTCGCCTGCGGAAGTTGCTTCAATTGGCTTACAGCTATTCCAAGAACCTGTACGGAAGCGGCGCTCATCTACGTGTTCTGTGCCAATCTTGTAACCACCAGCCAATAACTGGCGAATTTGGTCTACGGTTTCAGCGCTGACTTTGCCACTAGTTGCACCGTTGCTATAACCGTTGCCATTGCCGTTGCTGTGGTAACTACCATTGCCATTGGTGTTACTAGCAGGTGCTTTGAAGCTGGTAGAACCTGCCACCACACCATCGGGACGTTGGATAATTGTTTCTAAAACTCGTCGTTTACCTTTGGGATCAATGCCAAACAAACGCACATACTCGCCACTATGGTCAGCTAAACAAGCTTCTAAAGCTGCTAAAGCATCACCTACGGATCTAGCTTCAATCGGCTGGCAACTAGTCCAAGAACCTGTACGAAATCTTCTTTGATCTACGTGTTCTGAACCAATTTTATAGCCTTGCTCTAATAAATAGCGTACCTGCTCTATGGTTTCTGCACCCAAGCTGTTGCTTGCCACTTCACTACTCCTTTCTAACCCAATAACTGTAGTACTTGTATAAGATTTAACTTGATCATTGCGAAGGGGGGCAATACACTTGCTATCCGCAGCACAAAGATATCCAGCCCGCAATGCTTGATTAATCCCAATTACGTGATGAGCAAAATCCCTGTCTTGGGGTTGCACATCTGGCAAGCGATCGGCCTGCTTTTGGTTAGTGATGATCGCTCCTGACGGAACATACTTACCAGGGGGAACTTCTACGTCCTTAATTAAAGCGTGCATCATAACGATGCAACCTGCTCCTACCTTGGCATTAAATACCGTAGAGCGAAAACCAATAAACGAGTTATCCCCAACGTAAGCAGGGCCATGAATCAGCGCCATATGTGTCAAGGACGCGCTGCTACCCACCCAAACTGAGTATTCTTTGTTGTCATCGCCAACGACTCTACCTTGCTCTAAACCGTGAATCACTACACCATCTTGAATATTGGTATTTTCACCAATATGAAAGGGTGTGCCTTCATCGGCTCTAATTGAAGTCCCTGGGGCAATGATGACATTTGCACCGATATGGACATCCCCAATAATGTTAGAAAACGGATGTACAAAGGCGCTTTCATGGATTTGGGCTTCAGCTAAACTCCTCGACCACGGGGTTGGGGGTGCCGCCGTGCTGCGGACTGCCATTGCGAGATTCCTCCTGAATTTTGTCGGTTGTCAGTTGTCAGTTGTCGGTTGTCTAATCTTCAGTTGTTTTGCCACTGACCAATGACTAACGACTAATGACTCATGACTATCTATATTGGTCTTTTTTGCTGTAAATCAGACGATCTTCGACGTGAATAGTATCAATTATCGCCACTACTGCCGCATCTACAGGACGTTGCTCATTACCAAGTAATTGACGCGCCGCACTACCACGGCTAATCAATACCCATTCGTCAAATCCTGCACCTACGCTATTATCTGCGGCTACCTCGTATTTTTGGAGGAGGTTTCCTTCTTCATCTACTAATTGCAACAACAGTAGTTTCACACCCCTAAGACTTGGATCTTTTTGGGTGCTAACTACTGTGCCACGAACTTTAGCAATTTGCATTACTAATTATGGTCTTCTGCCGAAAGGACGAATTGCGTTCACATTTTCCCGAAACTGCTCTACGTCTTCGGTATAACGAATTGGCAAGACGTATTCTAAGTTTTCGTGAGGACGAGCAATGATGTGTGTAGACAATACTTGTCCGCCGTTGACGCGTTTAACTGATTCAACACCTGCGGCTACAGATGCTTGTACTTCAGATACGTCGCCTCTAACGATTACTGTTACCCGACCGCTACCAATTTTCTCGTAGCCTACTAGAGTGACACGAGCGGCTTTCACCATCGCGTCTGCTGCTTCTACCACTGCTGGAAAGCCTAGCGTTTCTACCATTCCCACTGCAATAGACATTTCTTTTTGATTCCCAAATAAAGTTTCTAGCCTTGGATTCCAGTCATGCTCAAGACGGCAACCCCATCAATGTGTTTTTTTACTCGGCTTTTGGCACAGCGCAGTGTAAAGAAAACTACCATTCAAGATTGATAAAAAGCTTGCCTACTAACTCAGCTTTTTATCTTCTCCTGTAGTGTTGTTAGGTGCGGAACTGTTCTACGGCTTCTGTATAACGAATCGGTAAGACATATTCCAGGTTTTCATGGGGGCGAGCAATGATGTGGGTAGATACTACTTCACCACCATTTACTCTTCTTGCGGCTTCTATGCCAGCAGCTACGGAGGCTTGTACCTCAGAGACATCCCCCCGCACAATTACGGTGACTCTAGCACTCCCAATTTTTTCATATCCTACCAAAGTTACGCGGGCAGCTTTCACCATCGCGTC comes from the Nostoc sp. PCC 7120 = FACHB-418 genome and includes:
- a CDS encoding transferase; amino-acid sequence: MSVPPLRLHNNFDSYISGEVTIHPSAVIAPGVILQAAANSKIIIGAGVCIGMGSILQVDEGTIEVEAGASLGAGFLMVGQGKIGINACIGAATTLFNSSIPPALVVPPGSILGDTTRQVAATQSPSTSKNQVGETTQKPKENESKVITSTTLSASAFVEFKQHSVSVTEPPPSSENQSATVEENTTNGTDPNVTELSPEDSASDQPATESPNSFGTQIYGQGSIQRLLVTLFPHRQALNNPVSDDSSE
- a CDS encoding ribulose bisphosphate carboxylase small subunit; amino-acid sequence: MAVRSTAAPPTPWSRSLAEAQIHESAFVHPFSNIIGDVHIGANVIIAPGTSIRADEGTPFHIGENTNIQDGVVIHGLEQGRVVGDDNKEYSVWVGSSASLTHMALIHGPAYVGDNSFIGFRSTVFNAKVGAGCIVMMHALIKDVEVPPGKYVPSGAIITNQKQADRLPDVQPQDRDFAHHVIGINQALRAGYLCAADSKCIAPLRNDQVKSYTSTTVIGLERSSEVASNSLGAETIEQVRYLLEQGYKIGSEHVDQRRFRTGSWTSCQPIEARSVGDALAALEACLADHSGEYVRLFGIDPKGKRRVLETIIQRPDGVVAGSTSFKAPASNTNGNGSYHSNGNGNGYSNGATSGKVSAETVDQIRQLLAGGYKIGTEHVDERRFRTGSWNSCKPIEATSAGEVVAALEECIDSHQGEYIRLIGIDPKAKRRVLESIIQRPNGQVAPSSSPRTVVSASSASSGTATATATRLSTEVVDQVRQILGGGYKLSIEHVDQRRFRTGSWSSTGAISATSEREAIAVIEASLSEFAGEYVRLIGIDPKAKRRVLETIIQRP
- a CDS encoding EutN/CcmL family microcompartment protein, with translation MQIAKVRGTVVSTQKDPSLRGVKLLLLQLVDEEGNLLQKYEVAADNSVGAGFDEWVLISRGSAARQLLGNEQRPVDAAVVAIIDTIHVEDRLIYSKKDQYR
- a CDS encoding carbon dioxide-concentrating mechanism protein CcmK, with protein sequence MSIAVGMVETLGFPAVVEAADAMVKAARVTLVGYEKIGSGRVTVIVRGDVSEVQASVAAGVESVKRVNGGQVLSTHIIARPHENLEYVLPIRYTEDVEQFRENVNAIRPFGRRP
- a CDS encoding carbon dioxide-concentrating mechanism protein CcmK, with product MPIAVGMIETKGFPAVVEAADAMVKAARVTLVGYEKIGSARVTVIVRGDVSEVQASVAAGIEAARRVNGGEVVSTHIIARPHENLEYVLPIRYTEAVEQFRT